In the Flavisolibacter tropicus genome, one interval contains:
- a CDS encoding Crp/Fnr family transcriptional regulator, whose product MDNSSLINQLKQVYKLSDKDCTRVIPLFESLTVKKNEHLFREGEVVRYVYFVEKGCLRQYYINNNGEDRTIYFKVENGWASELVSFLDNKPTELNLQALEDSSLQIINQKNWVYAMTQIRPLTMGFIRAQQDTNYSLKKRLAEATVETPEEKYLRFIKEEPELLQRIPLYHIASYLAMTPETLSRIRRKIIQV is encoded by the coding sequence ATGGATAACTCATCCCTTATCAACCAACTCAAACAAGTCTACAAACTTTCTGATAAAGACTGTACGAGAGTCATTCCCCTCTTTGAATCACTTACCGTTAAAAAGAATGAACACCTTTTCCGGGAAGGCGAAGTGGTTCGATATGTTTATTTCGTAGAGAAAGGATGCTTACGGCAATATTATATTAACAACAATGGTGAGGATCGAACGATCTATTTTAAAGTGGAGAATGGGTGGGCGAGTGAGCTAGTAAGTTTTCTGGATAATAAACCCACTGAATTGAATTTGCAGGCCTTAGAAGACAGTAGTCTGCAAATAATTAATCAAAAGAACTGGGTGTATGCTATGACCCAGATCCGGCCTTTAACGATGGGGTTTATCAGAGCTCAGCAGGATACCAATTACAGCTTGAAAAAACGACTGGCAGAAGCCACTGTTGAAACTCCAGAAGAAAAATACCTGCGTTTCATAAAAGAAGAACCAGAGTTACTTCAGCGAATACCCCTTTATCACATAGCATCATATTTGGCCATGACACCTGAAACCTTAAGTCGTATCCGGAGGAAAATTATCCAAGTATAA
- a CDS encoding BamA/TamA family outer membrane protein, protein MRKLLQHIMWLLLIVGSGSCSVNRYLPAEEKLYNGATIKISKASEIKVKEASIQSKLSSLATPKRNKRLLGEPYKVWWWYVIGQPKKEKGFKAWLRNTLGQPPVLSGDLNPELNAQNMQALLETEGYFNSKVSVDTSIKKKKIKLHYQARVARPYQFGPITWQLDSSQLARDILQLPKVGSLLKTGDQYNEKKIKAEKARLVQLLKGKGYYYFETEHLLTYIDTNHSNYTAAIYMSLNQPVPVTAKTPFVINQIIVYTPFTTFKPLPDSLVQTLPQHDGIYIYDSSQKFKPDVFARSITYRKGSLYSLPELNKTQARFYSLGTFRFVKPQFTQATAGADLMNVTYYLVPYQKKKLQTEIGGFTRSNSYTGGQASIQWADKNFLKRAQTLMIKATGSFEVTANDSLKDNNNFRIGIEASLNIPRLMVPFRTGNNLATLPKTNFPLSFDWVRHQDLYTEKYFNFRYELSWRDTITREYRLTPFSLTITNTANFTNAFNLREMIDSSLKFTLPTIVIPSLGFQYIVTNNPVVKKYSTFLHTGVEFAGNILGMIKGNNGYFSTKVGNAYFSQFIKAAADFRYYRRFKKELTWANRLVVGASYPYGNSPFLPFSRQYIIGGANSLRGFLPRKLGPGSTQATESQQSAFPQIGGDYKLEFNSELRTSLGGRLKGALFVDAGNIWMKDTVLYTKAGQLSKDFYKEIAIDAGIGLRVDVNILVIRLDLAIPFHKPYLPEGQRWTFDTMKFGEKDWRKENLIWNFALGYPF, encoded by the coding sequence ATGAGGAAGTTGCTTCAACATATTATGTGGCTGCTTCTGATTGTAGGCAGTGGTTCCTGTAGTGTAAATCGTTATCTGCCGGCTGAAGAAAAATTGTATAATGGCGCTACCATAAAAATTAGTAAAGCGTCTGAAATAAAGGTCAAAGAAGCGTCCATTCAAAGTAAGCTATCATCGCTTGCCACGCCTAAACGAAATAAGCGGCTTTTGGGGGAACCTTATAAAGTATGGTGGTGGTATGTAATAGGGCAACCTAAAAAAGAAAAGGGGTTTAAAGCTTGGCTGCGCAACACGTTAGGGCAGCCTCCTGTACTATCAGGAGATCTAAACCCTGAATTGAATGCACAAAACATGCAAGCTCTCTTAGAGACTGAGGGCTACTTCAATAGTAAAGTGAGTGTGGATACCTCGATTAAGAAAAAAAAGATAAAGTTACACTACCAGGCCAGGGTAGCACGTCCTTATCAATTTGGCCCCATCACTTGGCAGCTGGATAGCAGCCAGTTGGCCAGAGATATTTTGCAACTCCCCAAAGTAGGCTCTCTGTTAAAAACAGGCGATCAATATAATGAAAAGAAAATAAAGGCCGAAAAAGCACGACTGGTGCAACTACTAAAAGGAAAAGGTTATTATTATTTTGAGACAGAACACCTGTTGACCTATATCGATACTAATCATAGTAATTATACGGCAGCTATTTATATGTCATTGAACCAGCCCGTACCGGTCACTGCTAAAACCCCTTTTGTTATCAATCAGATTATTGTTTATACACCTTTTACAACCTTTAAGCCCTTGCCCGATAGTTTGGTTCAGACTTTGCCTCAACATGATGGTATTTATATTTATGATTCCAGTCAGAAATTTAAACCAGACGTTTTTGCCCGTTCTATTACGTATCGTAAAGGAAGCCTGTACTCACTTCCAGAGCTAAATAAAACACAGGCACGGTTTTACAGTTTGGGTACTTTCCGCTTTGTAAAACCTCAATTCACCCAAGCAACTGCAGGTGCCGATTTAATGAATGTGACCTATTACTTGGTTCCATATCAGAAAAAGAAGCTGCAAACAGAAATAGGAGGGTTTACCCGAAGTAATAGCTACACCGGTGGGCAAGCAAGTATTCAGTGGGCTGACAAGAATTTTTTAAAAAGAGCGCAAACCTTGATGATTAAGGCAACTGGTTCATTTGAGGTGACTGCCAATGACTCGCTGAAGGATAATAATAATTTTCGTATAGGAATTGAGGCTTCCTTGAATATTCCCAGATTAATGGTGCCCTTTCGGACAGGAAACAATTTGGCTACGCTACCTAAAACAAATTTTCCTCTAAGTTTTGATTGGGTGCGACACCAGGATCTCTATACAGAGAAATATTTCAATTTCCGTTACGAGTTGAGTTGGCGCGATACAATTACAAGGGAATACAGGTTGACGCCCTTTAGTCTGACTATTACCAATACGGCTAATTTTACAAACGCTTTCAATCTTCGTGAAATGATTGATTCGAGTTTGAAATTTACACTTCCTACTATTGTTATTCCGTCATTAGGTTTTCAGTATATCGTTACCAACAATCCTGTTGTTAAAAAATATTCTACTTTTTTGCATACGGGAGTGGAGTTTGCTGGCAATATCTTGGGCATGATTAAAGGGAATAATGGCTATTTTTCTACTAAGGTGGGTAATGCTTATTTTTCTCAGTTTATAAAAGCAGCTGCTGATTTCCGCTACTACCGTAGATTCAAAAAAGAACTTACTTGGGCTAACCGTTTGGTGGTTGGTGCTAGCTATCCGTATGGGAATTCACCTTTTCTTCCCTTTTCAAGACAGTACATAATAGGCGGTGCCAATAGCTTGAGAGGATTTCTGCCCAGGAAACTTGGCCCTGGAAGTACACAGGCAACAGAATCACAGCAAAGCGCCTTCCCGCAAATAGGAGGCGATTATAAATTAGAATTCAATTCTGAACTGCGTACATCTTTGGGAGGTCGTCTAAAAGGGGCTCTATTTGTAGATGCCGGTAATATCTGGATGAAGGACACTGTATTGTACACTAAGGCAGGACAGTTGAGCAAAGACTTTTACAAAGAAATTGCTATTGATGCCGGAATTGGTTTGCGGGTAGATGTTAATATCCTTGTTATCCGGCTTGACCTTGCCATTCCATTTCACAAACCTTATTTGCCTGAAGGACAACGATGGACATTTGATACAATGAAATTTGGTGAAAAAGACTGGCGCAAGGAAAACCTGATCTGGAACTTTGCATTAGGCTATCCTTTTTAA
- a CDS encoding translocation/assembly module TamB domain-containing protein, whose protein sequence is MVQKWIRRGVLFLAIIIFLVVGMLLFLHTATGKSMVRNKVQSFLEKKWKTEVQIGNIDYRLPNWIALERVLILDRKKDTLLSGGRIYVGIKLLQLLSNTVDVTGLSLENIVLNCHRTAGDSLFNYQFILDAFAPPAGKVQTQTKTAPLRLSVKQLSLHQVRFRFNDQQQQLHFSAYINELSCLPESLYPEIKTFQFKDFKLKNTEVVMIDSSIDGSVSPKTTKSRGDPAPLLLGLDQLALHNVYFSYQQPSNKIDYTFRVDSLQLQQASLDLSAQSIVAKYIQLSNTSVSLLDWIPPRNTVKKKPPSPSAATNNFWRVRVDAISLFNNSFVYSNEALPASKGLDADHIRLKKINLQTRENSFDSLGLFAAIDTLSLVFNDQFQVKHIQAGFRFSDNLIHMKDLVAAINQSYVASKGDLIWPLKTGASVVNATPLVIEKASLNYGDLLLIQPGLKKQLPFSISPSEQIIVAGRFTGTLQNLNTKQFNLSTSGRQVQVAGSMNFRLAEDGPALTATLQPLRLKKQLLSKELLQRLQKDGIRLPEDLVLTGKVHLDQQQLKTDVKLACSFGQLQIKGHANNLQQPQRLTYNFQLDAHQFETGKWIGMDSSLGKITGRLFIKGSGIQKERMIADAQLQLESAIINHYPYANIGLHAKWDRSAFTVQSSIQDPNLETVMDVSGHFSSDQHVRGNVYVKRADFLKLGFTADSLIYAGNIHIDGDHKQPNVLYAKIQGDSNLVFIRGKQIAVDSFLLTVKSDADSLLMTVQSPFIAAKLFGNYSIKALSSEMAAIWRVLYPFGDSREEKKLLRDSGGYRTSVEVKLTQDSLINAFFPMLELKQPVVIQGQYNDEHKDSLLSILVQAPNIRYGQLEGHDWRLTTKTVDSVMHFSLSGKEVFNAKNRLTDVQVTGQMQRGMLLVNGRVNDSAGKAFYAANVEVKKENDETVIRIRDDLTLNRYKWKVPADNVVRIVKGNYFINHLLLESRGQTVSIHTKDQQALSPIAVQIDSFDIKNIFALLSPGDTLGAKGILNVDISVQQPIGKIPIVTGDILASNLAVHDIPIGDLQFHSKSIGDSLVIQGGLSGMNQLKFNGNVHLVNRGVGLQVHLEKLNTELIESYAKDILTRLSGNITGDVQLAGSLDNLKFQGAIYMDSVIFALATLNTPYRINKQKLMISDSDLDFGQFVVADSAGHPLTVQGSVALFGAGAKRLDVNMETKDFMLLKASRKPGASLYGTGIVDAKVAVKGTVEEPVIEGNAYLHKNSQVYFVSTPRSSVGRTRKDGLVFVDMDTLLARKDSTPQLVSDSAIARATFKGLKYNMGLKVDKDAEISIIIDPTTDDEMVLKGDARLNAGLNENGEVGVEGVYNLQSGYYKMNNLLLRGKFMLVKGSSISFNGDPTMAEADVTTEYIIEASPKGLLNYKEDDPAYSQRTPFAVIFMIKGPISKPALSFDIKLKEGKSVLKSSVKSDVEHALDRLRSDVTEMNKQVFSLLLAKRFASTTDNNLESSNLNANNALKEGVSSFLTEAMNQVADQLIKGVDVDVNMKTYKAEDDPISKTELGVAMSKDLFQERMVIRIEESFAVGNTAPPAKSGSQYIPDITSTYKLSKDGRFQIKAYQKNEYDAVVQGYFTEIGINFTIEMAYDKFQELVRRRKRQANEKQ, encoded by the coding sequence ATGGTTCAGAAATGGATCAGAAGAGGCGTATTGTTCCTGGCAATCATTATTTTTTTAGTGGTAGGCATGCTTTTGTTTTTGCATACAGCTACCGGTAAGTCGATGGTGCGAAATAAAGTACAAAGCTTCCTGGAAAAAAAGTGGAAGACGGAAGTTCAGATTGGAAATATTGACTACCGATTACCAAACTGGATTGCTTTGGAACGGGTGCTGATCTTAGACCGCAAAAAGGATACGTTGCTTAGTGGTGGGCGTATATATGTAGGTATTAAATTGTTGCAGCTGCTGTCGAATACTGTTGATGTAACAGGCTTGAGCTTGGAAAATATCGTCTTGAACTGCCACCGTACTGCAGGAGATAGCCTCTTCAATTATCAATTTATTCTAGATGCTTTTGCGCCTCCTGCCGGTAAGGTTCAAACTCAAACTAAAACGGCTCCTTTGCGGCTGTCCGTAAAACAACTTTCGCTACATCAGGTAAGGTTTCGTTTTAATGATCAGCAACAGCAATTGCATTTTTCTGCATATATCAATGAGCTCTCCTGTTTACCAGAATCCCTTTATCCAGAAATAAAAACATTCCAGTTTAAAGATTTTAAACTTAAGAACACTGAGGTTGTTATGATTGACTCATCCATTGATGGGAGCGTGTCGCCAAAAACAACTAAGAGCAGAGGTGATCCGGCGCCTTTACTGCTGGGCTTGGATCAATTAGCGTTGCATAATGTCTACTTTTCTTATCAGCAGCCTTCCAATAAAATCGATTACACGTTTCGGGTTGACAGCTTACAATTACAGCAAGCATCGCTTGATCTTAGCGCCCAAAGTATAGTGGCTAAGTATATTCAACTCAGCAATACGTCTGTAAGCCTGCTAGACTGGATACCGCCGCGAAATACAGTTAAAAAAAAACCACCGTCACCTTCTGCTGCTACTAATAACTTCTGGCGGGTTCGTGTAGATGCTATCAGCTTGTTCAATAATTCATTTGTTTATAGTAATGAGGCGCTGCCGGCCTCAAAAGGCTTAGACGCTGACCATATCCGTCTTAAAAAGATTAACCTGCAAACCAGAGAAAACAGTTTTGATTCCTTGGGCTTATTTGCAGCTATCGATACACTCTCTTTAGTTTTTAATGATCAGTTTCAGGTAAAGCATATACAGGCAGGCTTTCGTTTTTCGGATAACCTGATACATATGAAGGATTTGGTGGCGGCCATTAACCAATCGTATGTTGCCAGTAAAGGTGATCTGATATGGCCCTTGAAGACCGGTGCCTCTGTTGTTAATGCTACCCCACTCGTCATTGAAAAGGCTTCTCTGAACTATGGTGATTTATTGCTGATACAACCTGGTCTAAAAAAACAATTGCCTTTTTCAATTTCCCCATCTGAACAAATAATTGTTGCTGGTCGTTTTACCGGAACATTACAAAATCTAAATACCAAACAATTCAACCTTTCTACTTCTGGTCGGCAAGTACAAGTAGCAGGCAGTATGAATTTTCGGCTGGCGGAGGATGGACCAGCACTAACTGCTACACTGCAACCACTTCGTTTAAAAAAACAGCTACTCTCCAAAGAATTGTTACAACGGCTTCAAAAAGATGGGATCCGACTGCCTGAGGATTTGGTACTTACCGGAAAGGTGCATTTGGATCAGCAACAATTAAAGACTGATGTGAAATTGGCCTGTTCATTTGGGCAGTTGCAAATCAAGGGGCACGCGAATAATCTACAGCAGCCACAACGGCTAACTTATAACTTTCAATTAGATGCCCACCAGTTTGAAACAGGGAAGTGGATTGGAATGGATTCCAGCTTGGGTAAGATAACAGGTCGTTTATTTATTAAAGGCAGCGGTATTCAAAAGGAGCGTATGATTGCAGATGCCCAGTTGCAGTTAGAGTCTGCTATCATCAATCACTACCCTTATGCTAACATTGGCTTGCATGCTAAATGGGACAGATCGGCATTTACCGTTCAGTCAAGTATACAGGATCCTAACCTGGAAACGGTTATGGATGTAAGCGGTCATTTTAGTTCAGATCAACACGTCCGGGGAAATGTGTATGTTAAAAGAGCTGATTTTCTCAAACTAGGATTTACGGCTGACAGTTTAATATATGCTGGAAATATTCATATTGATGGTGATCATAAACAGCCTAACGTGCTTTATGCCAAAATACAGGGTGACAGTAACCTGGTTTTTATACGTGGAAAGCAAATAGCTGTCGATAGTTTTTTGCTTACCGTTAAGTCAGATGCAGACAGTTTGCTGATGACAGTACAGTCACCTTTTATAGCGGCTAAACTGTTTGGCAATTATTCCATCAAGGCGTTGTCTTCAGAAATGGCTGCCATATGGCGTGTACTTTATCCATTCGGTGATTCAAGAGAAGAGAAGAAGCTACTACGAGACAGTGGTGGTTATCGCACTTCAGTGGAAGTGAAGCTTACACAAGACTCATTGATCAATGCTTTCTTCCCAATGCTGGAATTAAAGCAACCTGTAGTCATACAAGGGCAATATAATGATGAACATAAAGATTCCTTATTGTCTATTCTAGTGCAGGCTCCAAATATTCGCTATGGGCAATTGGAAGGTCATGATTGGAGACTAACAACAAAGACGGTTGATTCAGTAATGCATTTTTCTTTGTCAGGAAAAGAAGTGTTTAATGCTAAAAACCGGTTAACGGATGTGCAGGTTACTGGTCAAATGCAAAGAGGAATGCTGTTGGTTAACGGTCGTGTAAACGATAGTGCAGGGAAAGCGTTCTATGCTGCGAATGTGGAAGTGAAAAAAGAGAATGATGAAACTGTCATTCGTATCCGGGATGATCTAACATTGAATCGTTACAAATGGAAAGTGCCCGCTGATAATGTAGTGCGTATAGTGAAGGGTAACTATTTCATCAACCACCTGCTACTCGAAAGCCGGGGGCAGACTGTTTCTATTCATACAAAAGACCAGCAGGCGTTATCACCAATAGCTGTTCAAATAGACAGCTTTGATATCAAAAATATTTTTGCTCTTTTATCTCCCGGCGATACGTTGGGTGCAAAGGGCATACTAAATGTTGATATTAGTGTACAACAACCTATTGGCAAAATACCTATTGTTACAGGTGACATACTGGCCTCCAACCTGGCGGTACACGATATTCCAATAGGTGATCTTCAGTTTCATTCAAAAAGCATAGGTGATAGCCTGGTAATACAAGGCGGATTGTCTGGTATGAATCAGTTAAAGTTTAACGGTAATGTGCACCTGGTAAACCGGGGAGTTGGTCTTCAGGTACACCTGGAAAAACTCAATACGGAACTGATAGAATCGTATGCAAAAGACATTCTCACACGCCTATCTGGTAACATAACCGGCGATGTGCAACTAGCGGGTTCGCTTGATAACTTAAAATTTCAAGGCGCTATCTATATGGACTCTGTCATATTTGCTTTAGCCACTTTAAATACACCCTATAGGATCAACAAACAAAAGCTGATGATCAGCGATTCGGATCTAGATTTTGGGCAGTTTGTAGTGGCTGATTCGGCGGGACATCCATTGACTGTGCAAGGAAGCGTGGCACTGTTTGGTGCAGGTGCGAAGCGGTTGGATGTGAATATGGAAACCAAAGATTTTATGCTACTGAAAGCCTCACGCAAGCCGGGAGCTTCTCTTTATGGTACAGGCATTGTAGATGCAAAAGTGGCTGTAAAGGGAACCGTTGAAGAGCCTGTCATTGAAGGCAATGCTTATTTGCATAAAAATAGCCAGGTTTATTTTGTGTCTACTCCTCGTAGCAGTGTGGGCAGAACAAGAAAGGATGGGCTTGTATTCGTTGATATGGATACATTGCTTGCTCGTAAAGATTCAACTCCCCAATTAGTAAGCGATTCTGCTATTGCCCGCGCCACATTTAAAGGTCTTAAATATAATATGGGTCTGAAGGTAGACAAGGATGCAGAAATCAGCATCATTATAGATCCTACTACTGATGATGAAATGGTGCTTAAGGGCGATGCTCGTTTAAATGCCGGCTTGAACGAAAATGGAGAGGTAGGAGTGGAGGGCGTGTATAATTTACAGTCAGGCTATTACAAAATGAACAACCTGTTGCTTAGGGGAAAGTTCATGCTGGTGAAGGGAAGCTCGATTTCCTTCAATGGCGATCCCACAATGGCAGAGGCAGATGTTACTACGGAATATATTATAGAGGCTAGCCCTAAAGGCTTATTGAATTATAAAGAAGATGATCCTGCCTATTCACAACGCACGCCCTTTGCTGTCATATTTATGATCAAAGGCCCGATATCAAAACCGGCGCTTTCATTTGATATCAAACTCAAGGAGGGCAAATCAGTTTTAAAGAGTTCTGTAAAATCAGATGTAGAACATGCGCTTGATCGCCTTCGGAGCGATGTAACAGAAATGAACAAGCAGGTGTTCTCCTTACTCTTGGCCAAACGGTTTGCCAGTACCACTGATAATAATTTAGAAAGCAGTAACCTCAATGCAAACAATGCATTAAAGGAAGGCGTTAGCAGTTTTTTGACAGAGGCCATGAATCAAGTGGCTGATCAATTAATAAAAGGGGTGGATGTAGATGTGAATATGAAGACCTACAAAGCAGAAGACGATCCCATTTCTAAAACGGAACTAGGCGTTGCTATGTCTAAAGACCTGTTCCAGGAACGGATGGTGATTCGTATAGAGGAAAGTTTTGCGGTGGGGAATACGGCACCTCCTGCTAAAAGCGGTTCTCAGTACATCCCAGATATAACCAGTACGTACAAATTATCAAAAGATGGCCGCTTCCAAATAAAGGCCTATCAGAAAAATGAATATGATGCAGTGGTGCAGGGCTACTTTACGGAAATAGGTATCAACTTCACTATTGAGATGGCATACGATAAATTCCAGGAGTTGGTGCGGCGTAGGAAGCGCCAAGCTAATGAAAAACAATGA
- a CDS encoding NADPH-dependent FMN reductase — MRNKKNIFAIIGSASANSSNLTLVNKLAQLTGDAFHWTIFNDLKTLPHFDPELSTGDSPQPIKAFRECIEKADGIIICTPEYVFSIPSGLKNAIEWCVSTTVFSNKPTGLITASAHGQKGQEELQLIMQTLMAKFTAETTLLIQGVKGKVTVEGEIKDDQTKESFLRFANAFTNLVVEGDSTTLI, encoded by the coding sequence ATGCGTAATAAGAAAAACATATTTGCCATTATAGGAAGTGCCAGTGCCAATTCATCCAATCTAACCTTGGTGAACAAGTTGGCCCAACTAACCGGTGATGCGTTTCATTGGACGATATTCAACGACTTAAAAACACTTCCTCATTTTGATCCAGAACTGTCAACAGGTGATTCACCGCAACCAATAAAAGCGTTTAGGGAATGTATTGAAAAGGCAGATGGGATTATTATCTGTACGCCTGAGTATGTTTTTAGCATTCCCAGTGGGCTAAAAAATGCCATTGAATGGTGTGTTTCTACCACTGTGTTTAGCAATAAGCCTACGGGCCTTATTACCGCCTCTGCCCATGGTCAAAAAGGCCAGGAGGAGCTGCAATTAATTATGCAAACCCTGATGGCTAAGTTTACAGCCGAAACCACCTTACTTATTCAGGGTGTAAAGGGGAAAGTAACGGTGGAAGGAGAAATCAAGGACGATCAAACAAAGGAGAGCTTTTTAAGGTTTGCAAATGCATTCACGAATTTGGTAGTTGAGGGCGATAGCACCACTCTTATCTAA
- a CDS encoding glycoside hydrolase family 43 protein has product MHTRKRILYIVTFVFLSSHAWSQQQATAHQTGNPIIAGWYADPEAVVFGKTTWIYPTYSAPYKQQVFLDAFSSTNLKNWQIHHRIIDTAAVKWAKKAMWAPAIIKKGKLYYLFFSANDVHPGEIGGIGIGVSDKPEGPFKDYLGKPLIGEVQNGAQPIDQFVFQDKNGQYYMIYGGWQHCNIVRLKPDLTGLLPFPDGSIYKEITPKDYVEGPFLFIRNNKYYFMWSEGGWTGPNYRVAYAISDSPFGPFERIGTVLQQDTAVATSAGHHSVIHLPGKDEWYMVYHRRPLGETDANHRVVCIDKVEFDEKGLIKPVKITFEGVEKVR; this is encoded by the coding sequence ATGCACACACGAAAACGTATTCTATACATTGTAACATTTGTTTTCCTTTCATCCCATGCTTGGTCGCAGCAGCAGGCAACCGCACACCAAACTGGCAATCCGATCATAGCCGGCTGGTATGCTGATCCGGAAGCAGTGGTCTTTGGCAAAACAACCTGGATCTACCCCACCTACTCTGCACCTTATAAACAACAGGTATTCCTGGATGCATTTTCTTCCACCAACTTAAAGAATTGGCAAATACACCACCGCATCATTGATACAGCAGCTGTAAAGTGGGCCAAGAAAGCCATGTGGGCTCCTGCTATAATCAAAAAAGGAAAGTTATACTACCTGTTTTTCAGTGCCAACGATGTGCATCCCGGAGAGATAGGCGGCATAGGTATTGGCGTATCTGACAAACCAGAAGGCCCTTTCAAAGACTATCTGGGAAAGCCACTGATTGGTGAAGTGCAGAATGGCGCCCAACCCATAGACCAATTTGTATTTCAGGATAAAAACGGCCAATACTATATGATCTATGGTGGTTGGCAGCATTGCAACATTGTACGATTAAAACCAGACCTTACTGGACTGCTACCTTTTCCAGATGGCAGTATTTATAAAGAGATCACCCCAAAAGATTATGTAGAAGGCCCCTTCCTGTTTATCCGAAATAACAAGTATTATTTTATGTGGTCCGAGGGTGGTTGGACCGGCCCCAACTACCGTGTGGCCTATGCCATTTCTGATTCTCCTTTCGGACCATTTGAACGTATTGGTACCGTGCTCCAGCAAGATACAGCAGTGGCCACAAGTGCTGGCCACCACTCCGTTATTCACCTTCCAGGAAAAGACGAATGGTATATGGTTTACCACCGCCGCCCCTTAGGCGAAACCGATGCTAACCACCGGGTGGTATGCATTGACAAGGTGGAGTTTGATGAAAAAGGACTTATTAAGCCGGTGAAAATAACGTTCGAAGGAGTGGAAAAAGTGCGCTAG
- a CDS encoding alpha/beta fold hydrolase — MAGRFGFVKRNSIYPLQFIIQSGNSYAIVLTLHPVDVLGRSMNSGQTLLNRDKMQFYLNTLTGKLNVVQLANNPEHPTIVFLHDSLGSVELWRTFPKTLGELTQCNVFVYDRQGYGKSSPFTVNSRDNDYLEIEADRLHQLIEQCGLQRVILFGHSDGGSIALIAAAKYPSFILGVITEGAHIFVEEITLEGIREAVTAYQTTDLKERLQKYHGEKTEAVFNAWAATWLNDTFRSWNMEQFLPKIHCPVLVIQGEKDEFGSLDQVNGIVKQVSGVVSSLIIPAVGHTPHKEAKEIVLEHSAGFIGTLV; from the coding sequence TTGGCAGGCAGATTTGGCTTTGTAAAAAGGAATAGTATATATCCATTACAATTTATTATTCAATCCGGCAATTCTTATGCAATCGTTCTAACATTGCACCCGGTTGATGTTCTAGGTCGGTCTATGAATAGCGGCCAGACATTACTTAACAGAGATAAAATGCAGTTTTATTTAAATACGTTAACCGGAAAACTAAATGTGGTGCAGTTAGCAAACAATCCAGAGCATCCAACTATCGTTTTCTTGCACGATAGCCTGGGTTCAGTTGAACTTTGGCGAACGTTTCCAAAGACGTTAGGAGAGTTAACGCAATGTAACGTTTTCGTTTATGACCGGCAGGGCTATGGTAAATCCAGCCCTTTTACGGTAAACAGTCGGGATAATGATTATTTAGAAATAGAAGCTGATCGATTACATCAGCTGATAGAGCAATGTGGATTACAGCGTGTGATCTTATTTGGCCACAGTGATGGAGGTTCTATTGCATTAATAGCCGCTGCTAAATACCCATCATTCATTCTTGGTGTTATTACCGAAGGGGCGCACATCTTTGTTGAGGAGATCACATTGGAGGGTATACGGGAAGCAGTAACAGCCTATCAAACAACGGATCTCAAGGAGCGGCTGCAAAAATACCATGGAGAGAAAACGGAGGCTGTATTCAATGCTTGGGCAGCTACCTGGCTGAACGATACATTCCGATCCTGGAATATGGAACAGTTTTTACCTAAAATACACTGTCCTGTACTGGTAATACAGGGAGAAAAGGACGAATTCGGAAGCCTGGATCAAGTAAATGGAATTGTGAAGCAAGTATCCGGTGTGGTTAGTTCACTTATTATTCCAGCCGTAGGTCATACACCACATAAAGAAGCCAAGGAGATAGTTTTAGAGCATTCGGCGGGGTTTATAGGAACTTTGGTTTAG
- a CDS encoding thioredoxin family protein — MRKILFYLLFTAAINTLQAQGIRFTTPKNWNAALAVAKKENKLIFLDAYTTWCGPCKYMQEEIFPLASVGKFYNASFINIKMDMEIGEGPDLASSFQLVAVPTLLFINGDGKIVYRYEGALKGRELIALGKKALNSSN, encoded by the coding sequence ATGAGAAAAATCCTTTTCTACCTCTTATTTACGGCAGCTATAAACACGCTACAGGCACAAGGCATCCGTTTTACGACCCCTAAAAACTGGAATGCCGCGCTGGCGGTGGCAAAAAAAGAAAACAAGCTGATCTTCCTTGATGCGTATACCACCTGGTGTGGTCCCTGTAAATACATGCAAGAAGAAATCTTCCCGCTAGCATCAGTAGGCAAATTTTACAACGCCAGCTTTATCAATATCAAAATGGATATGGAAATTGGCGAGGGTCCAGACCTGGCAAGCAGCTTCCAACTGGTTGCTGTCCCCACTTTACTGTTCATCAATGGGGATGGGAAGATCGTGTATCGTTACGAGGGAGCCTTAAAGGGCCGAGAACTGATCGCCTTGGGCAAAAAAGCCCTCAACAGCTCAAATTAG